Part of the Rhodococcus sp. OK302 genome is shown below.
GCAGCGGGCTTGCCGCTCGCGGTGAAGGAGATGGTCTGATGACCGCAGCAGTGGATACCAAGAAGCCTGAAACCGTGGGCGCAGCCCTGACGGTCGAGGACCTGGTCGTCGAATTCAACGTCGGCAAGGGACAGACCGTTCACGCCGTCTCCGGTATCAGCTTCACCGTCGCTCCCGGGGAAACCCTGGGCGTGGTCGGCGAATCCGGCTGTGGCAAGTCCACCGCCGGCCGCGCGATCATGCAGTTGCCGTCGCCCACATCGGGCTCCATTCGCCTCGGCGACGTGGAGATGACGGCACTCGACCCGGAAGAGTTGCGCCGCAGCCGTACCCAGCTGCAGATGATCTTCCAGGATCCCATCTCGTCGCTGAACCCGCGCCGTAAGGTCAAGGCCCTCGTGACCGAGGGTCCGACCATCTGGGGCGGAAAAGACAAGGCGGCCATCGAAGCTCGGGCCCGTGAGGTTCTGGCCGAGGTCGGTCTCGATCCCGATATGGTCTGGGATCGCACACCCCGAGAGCTCTCGGGCGGTCAGTGCCAGCGTGTGTGTATCGCACGTGCATTGATGCTCGATCCCAAGGTCCTGATCTGCGACGAGCCCGTCTCCAGTCTCGACGTGTCGGTGCAGGCACAGATCCTGAACCTGCTCGAGGACGCCAAGAAGCGTCACGGACTGTCCTTGCTGTTCATCGCGCACAACATGGCTGTCGTGAAGAACATCAGCGACCGCGTGATGATCATGTACTTGGGCCGCGTCTGCGAAATCGTTCCGGCAGAAGACATGCAGAACCGTGCACTGCACCCGTACACGCAGCTTCTGCTGTCGTCGATCCCGGATCCCGACGCAACCGTCACGGCTTCGCAGAACGTCGAGCAGAAGGTCATCGAGCTTCCGTCGCCGCTGAATCCGCCGAGCGGCTGCCGATTCCGTACCCGTTGCCCCCTGGCGACGGATCGTTGCGCCGAGGAAGTTCCCGAACTTCGTCTCGTCGACGGTGGCCATCAGGTGGCGTGCCACAACGTGTGATCAGAAGCGGTGTGAGCTACACCCGCAACATGTTTCGGACGTGACCCGTTTCGTTTATCGACGCGACTCGCCGATTCCCATTGCGGGAAACCAGAATACGAGTGACGGAGACGTACTCGATCGGGAACGTCAACGGACGTTCCAGCCCGAGTAGCTCCTGCAGAACGATATTGACGACGCCACCGTGGCAGAACACAGCCACGGTGGCGTCGTTGTCTGTTGATGCGACGATGTTGTCGATGGCACCGAGTACGCGGGTCCGGAACGCGTCGGCATCTACGAATTCAGGCAGCCAACCGGCCTTGATTCGGGCATAGGTCTCGGGTGCCCGTTCCATGACCTCGTGCATGGGGACGTAGTGGGACTGCTCGGAGTCGTACTCGGCCAACCCCGCCTGCTCGGTGACGGGTAGCGCCAGGATTTCGGCCACGGGCGCTGCCGTCTGGAGAGCACGTTTCTGGGGGCTGCTGAACAACCCCGAAATCTTGTACGGGGCCAACGCCGCAGGCAGCCGGTGTGCCTGGGCGTGGCCCTCGTCGGTCAACGCTGGATCAGCGCGGCCTTCCGTGACCTCGGCGAGTTCAGGAAGAGCGTGTCGAATCAGCAGTAGTTGCACACGGGACACTTTGCCAGACGGCCGTATCGGCCGGAATTGTGCCGTCGCCGGGGAGCGGACCGCTGGCCAGCAGTACC
Proteins encoded:
- a CDS encoding ABC transporter ATP-binding protein, whose product is MTAAVDTKKPETVGAALTVEDLVVEFNVGKGQTVHAVSGISFTVAPGETLGVVGESGCGKSTAGRAIMQLPSPTSGSIRLGDVEMTALDPEELRRSRTQLQMIFQDPISSLNPRRKVKALVTEGPTIWGGKDKAAIEARAREVLAEVGLDPDMVWDRTPRELSGGQCQRVCIARALMLDPKVLICDEPVSSLDVSVQAQILNLLEDAKKRHGLSLLFIAHNMAVVKNISDRVMIMYLGRVCEIVPAEDMQNRALHPYTQLLLSSIPDPDATVTASQNVEQKVIELPSPLNPPSGCRFRTRCPLATDRCAEEVPELRLVDGGHQVACHNV
- a CDS encoding histidine phosphatase family protein — encoded protein: MQLLLIRHALPELAEVTEGRADPALTDEGHAQAHRLPAALAPYKISGLFSSPQKRALQTAAPVAEILALPVTEQAGLAEYDSEQSHYVPMHEVMERAPETYARIKAGWLPEFVDADAFRTRVLGAIDNIVASTDNDATVAVFCHGGVVNIVLQELLGLERPLTFPIEYVSVTRILVSRNGNRRVASINETGHVRNMLRV